DNA sequence from the Herpetosiphon gulosus genome:
ATAATCCCTCGTGCCCCAACATCAACCCCATTCACTGCTGGATGCAGCGTCCATTCCCATAAATAGGGGCCAACCGCAATCAATGCCGCCAGAATTTGAATCATCAAGCGAAAGCGAGCCGAAAGTTTTTTGAGATCGTCGATGGTCATGACGACCCACATCAGGGTTGCCCCCGCAGCCAGCAAGCCCAAACGAAAGCTTTCAATCGGGAAGCGCTGCATTTGCGGCACGCCCCAAGGCACAACCACCGCCGCCGCCAAAGCCACCATAAAGCCAGCGAACATGGCCGCCCCACCCAACCTTGGGGTCGGAATCTGATGCACGCGCCGCGCTTCAGGCAGATCATACCAACCCTTGCGAATACACCAAGCCCGAATCAAGGGAGTCAACATAAAAGTGATGCTGGTGCCAAGGGCTAAAACCAGCGCAAATCGCAGAATCATAACTGCTCCAGCATAGACGTTCAAGATTGAACATGAAATTGTCGATTAATGGTTAATCCAGCGATTGTAAAACCCGCGTGCCAGCGCTGGATCGTCGGTGCCGCTGATAATCACGCGGCCATCAGGGAAAACTGTGGCTTGCAAGGTTTCAGCCGCAAAACGCAGCAGATAATCGGTTTGAATCACCCGTACATCAGCTTGCTGCAAATGCGCTGCTAATTGAGTCAATGCCATTTTGATTGGCTGCTGTGGCCGAATTTGAATCGCATTGCGGCCACATAAACTCAAGGTTGGTGCACTATCTTGATCAAGCAAGTCGAATTGGCGCAAACCACAGACTGGGCAATCGGGGCGCGGCGCTGGCAGTGGCAGATGCTCAAATTGCCAAGCCCACAGATCGAGCATATATAAATCGGGGTTGGCTTGGCCCTGGCCAGTGAGCAATTTGAGTGCTTCAGTTGCTGCCAAGTTGCCAATGACCCCCACAACTGGCCCAACCACGCCAGCAGTTTCACAGGTTGGCATGCTGCCTGGCTCAGGCGAAGTTGTAAAAACACAGCGCCAACAGGCTTGCTCGGGCCGAAAATTGGCAGTCATGCCATGACCACCCAACACGCCACTATAAATCCATGGGCGGTCTTCACGCACACACCATTGATTGATCAGCAAGCGGGTTTCAAGGCTGTCGCTGCCATCCATAATTAAATCGACCCCAGCCAGCGCTTGATCAATCGTGCCAGCGTGCAAATCGAGTACCAAAGCCTCAATTTCGCAAGCACTGTTAATGTGTTGGGCATGGGCTTTGGCCGCCACGACTTTGGGCAATAACTGAGCAGCATCAGCCTCGGTATACAAACTTTGGCGCGGCAAATTGTGTTCTTCAACCCAATCACGGTCGATCAGCCGCAAATAGCCTACGCCCGCTCGTAGCAAGGCATGGGCGATGGTGCTACCGGTTGCTCCCAAGCCCACAATTGCTACTCGTGCTTGGGCTAAGCGCTCCTGTCCGGCTTGGCCTAGCCCAGCAAACCGAGTTTGGCGACTATACCGTGCTGCTTGAATCCCACTACTGGGCATAAAACCCCCTATTTGCATTGTGGCTCATTGTACCGCGCAGGTGAGACAGTATCAACTTGACAGAGATTGATACCGCCTCGTAAAATCGTACTTAATTGTTGGTTATTTGTAGCATGGCCTCTTGATTCAGTCGCTTACTCAGCCCTCACTGTGTAAGTTATTTTTGCTATGATGCCCAGCTACGCTTAGCATTATTTTGACGTGTTAGATGGGAAACACGGCGCACCCAAGGAGTTACCGATGAGCCGCGCCAGCAGCTTTGAACGAGCCACACTCGACCCGTTTTACCACGAGCTTCGCACCTCGCTGACCTTGATCCAAACCTGTACCGATTTGTTGATGCATGCCGACCAAATCGGGCAGGCCGATTTACGCAATTTTTTACAAATTATCCGGCGTGGTGGCACTCGGATTGATCGGCTTGTGCGGGATTATATTTTGTTGGCCAAGGGTGAGTATGGGGTTTTGAGCGAGGAGAAAGTTGCTCAGCCAACCTCAGTTTTACCACCACTCAATTTAGCGTTGCTTGAGGTTCGCGCCGAAAGTAATGATCGTGGGGTCGAGATTGTGAGCGATCTGCCCGAAACGATGCCCTTGGTTTTGGCCAACCCCGACCATTTACGCTTGATTATCGAACGTTTGTTGAGCGTGGCGTTGCGTTTTGTGCGCAATTCAGGCGATGCAGTTGTGGTGCAAACCCGTACCATGCCCGATAGCGTGGCGGTGGTCTTTACGGTCGAAGGTGTGCCGCTGACCGACGAAGATTTACCGCGAATTTTCGATCGTTTCTTCGTGCCGCAAAATTTGCCACTCTCACGCGAACAACATGGCTTGGGCTTAGATTTGCCAGTCGTCAAGTCGTTGGTTGAATTGTATGCTGGCAAGGTGGCGATCGAGCGTTTGGCCAAGGGCAATGTGTTTGCCTTTACGATTCCTCGGGCCGAGCCAGAAACCAGCCGTAGCTAAAATAATTCAGCGCAGCCATCACGGCTGCGCTGTTTTTTTAGGCCTGCAACACCCGATCAAAAAAGGCCAAAATCTGTTGGTTAATCTGTTGAAGATGAGGACTGTTGGCTCCAAAATTGTGCTCAGCTTCGGGCAAGAGCACTAATTCTACCTCGGCATTAGCCGCTTGTAAGGCTTGTTGCAAAATCAAGCTTTGGCCGACAGGCACAGTTTGATCCTGCTCGCCGTGAATTAGCAAGAACGGCGGGGCTGGCTGATTAAGGTAGTTCAATGGGTTTGCCTGTTGCACCAACTCAGGGCGGGTAGGCAAAGCGCCGCCAACCAACAACGATTCGGGTGAATCTGGCTCGTCGTGCCAAGCGCCAAGCTGGCTCAAATCGCTCGGCGCAGCCACTGCGACCACAGCTTGTACTTGGCTTGGTTGTTCAGGGCTGCCGTTGTTGCCCTCTAAACTTGATTCAGCTCCAGTGACACCCAATAAACTCGCCAAATGACCGCCTGCATCGTGGCCCCAAACCCCAATGCGCTGTGGATCGATGCCCAAGCGTTGCGCATTCGCGCGAAGCCAACGCACAGCCGCTTTGGCATCGTGCAGTTGAGCCGGGAAAATCGCCTGATCGCTGCGGCGATAGTTGATGCTGGCTACGATGTAGCGACCTGTTTGGGCCAAAAATGGATCGCTGCTCAGGGCTTTATCGCCGCGCCGCCACATCCCACCATGGATATAAATCACGACAGGCAAGGCTTGGCTTGGCAAGGGTTCGGGTCGATACAAATCGAGAAACAGCCAATAGCCAGCGGCATTGCCATAGGGCAAATCGGTTAAACATTCAACATCATTCGCCATTGAATCCTCGGTTTACTTGGCAATTGGCTGGCGCACAATGCCTGGTACAAAATCGGGTGGCGTGTAAATCAAGGCAATCGCCCCAGGAATATAGCGTTCAAAGGTTGGCAGCACATTTGCCAATTGGGCATTGTTGCTAATATGGCCAGGGCTGACCAGCCCTTGATTATGCCAAGCTACAAAGGTCATCCAATTAACCGTCACCCAATCGTGTTCGGCGCGATAACTGGCAACCTCAAAATTAGCAGCTAAATATTCGACCGCTAAGAATGGATCGCTAATTTCGGCAGCAACTTCGGTTTCGCTTGGTTTCCAATCGCTGTAACGTTGCATGCGGTCTTGCAAGCTGCTACCAAAAATTGCAATTGGAATTGGGCGGTTGGTTGGCTCGTTGAGTGAGTTAACATAAGGCATTTCGCCATTCAATAAACTCAAGCCAACCGAAGGCCGCAAATTGGCGGGCCAGACGCTAAAATTACCCAAACCCAGCGAGTTGGCAACTCCTTGAGCCTCTTGATAGACCGGAGTTACTGCACGCCCAAAGCTACCACGAGTCGCCAAAGCACTGTTATATTCAAAATAGAGTTGGGCCGCAATTAGCACGGCAAATTGATCATCTGTAAGTTTGGTAATGGCTTGGCGATTATGGCGTTTGGCGCTGGCAATAATGCTTGAACGCAAGCGTAGCATGGTCAAATTAAAGCTTGGGTCGAAATAGGCCTCAGGCACATCGGTTGGGTAAGGCCGACCAGCGGCATAAAATAGTGCCTTGGCACTGGGCCAGCCGATGATCGCGGGCGCATTGGGTACATAGAAACTGTGAGTTTGCGGTGGCGCATATTGGTCGAACACCATTGGCGCTGCCGCCACAATCACTTGCCTCCGCTGTAAGCCATGAACGCCCAAAACTGCTACTAAAAGCAGGCAAAAAAATAATCGCACCTTGCGACGCGACATACAGGCTCCTTTGCTTCGTCTACACACAGCCGCAGTTTATTCAAATCGTCATGCTGCGCTGCTAGTGGCAGCATAGCATATGGCCTCGATTTTGGGAATACACCAAAGGGTTTATTTTGGGTTGGGTTTAACCGCTTTGGCGAGCAAGTTCTAGGCTAAAAGATCTAGTCTATAGACGTTGTTGTCGGGTAAAACGTTGCATGGAGCCTCGTTGCATTTTAGGTTGGTTGTTGATTGGCGACCATATGAGCATAGACTCCATTTGCGCCAACTAGCTCGCTATGAGTGCCTTGTTCAGCAATTTGCCCACGATCAAGTACGATGATTAAATCGGCATTTTTGACCGTGCTCAGGCGATGGGCAATCACAATTCGGGTGCAGTTAAGCTGATTCAGTTGTTGCTCAACAATCTGTTCGGTTAGGGTATCGAGTTGGCTGGTAGCTTCATCCAAAATTAAAATTGCAGGTTGGCGCAACAAGGCGCGGGCAAGTGCGATGCGTTGGCGTTGACCGCCCGAAATCCCGCCTGCCGCCTCGCCAACCCGTGTTTCATAGCCCATTGGCATGCTCACAATGTCGTTGTGCAAGCCGGCTCGTTGGCTCGCCGCAATCAGTTGGGCAGCTGGTAGAGCGGCTCGTTGCAAATTGATATTTTGGCGAATCGAGCCACTAAATAAAAAGGCATCTTGTAGCACTACCCCAAATTGCTGGCGCAAGGCTTGACGATCATAGTCCTCGATCGGGCGCTCGTCGATCCAAATCTGGCCGCTACTGGGCTGATACAAACCTAACAATAATTTGGCGAGTGTGCTTTTACCCGAGCCAGTTCGCCCAACCAATGCTACTTTTTGGCCTGGCTCAATTTGCAACGAAATATCCCGCAAAATCGGCACAGTATGCGGATTATAGCCAAAACTCACGTTTTCCAGCCGAATTGCGCCTTGCAAGTTTTGTTCGGGTGCGAAGCTGCCATCTGGCTCAGGCTGGGCCATCAACACATCATTTAATCGTTCGAGATAGCTGGTTAATAATTGCAAGCGCTGGCCTTGGCTAATTAATGTGACCAACGGCGCAAGCGCCAAGGTACCAATTGCATTTAATGCCAGCATTGTGCTTAAATCCATCTGGCCTTGATGCACTTCACGCAAGCCGACCCACAGCAAAATCAAAGGTGTGGCGGTTTGCAGCGTGCCCAAAATGCTATCGACAACTGCGCTTAGGCGTTGGCGACGCAGGCTGGTATTGCGCTGGCGACGAGCCAAATTTTGCCAATAGCCAAACGAATAATGCTCCACGCCCATGGCTTTGATCGTAGTAATGCCACTTAGTAACTCGACTAAATAGCTCTGAGCCTCGCTTTGCTCCAACAAATCGGTCTCGACCAGCGGGCGCAAACGGCCTTGGGTTAGCCAAATAATGGTCACTTGTAGCAAGGCAATGATTGCGACCGTCAAGCCAAAACTGCGACTTTGCCAAAACAACAAGCCACCATACACCAGCATCAGCCCGCCATCGAGTACGACCGATAGCACCTGGTTGGTAATTAATTCGCGAATTGTGCTGTTGCTGGTTAGGCGCAGCAATAAATCGCCGCTGCTGCGTTGCTCAAAAAAGGCCAAGGGCAAACGCAACAAATGGCTTAAAAAATGTTCACTTAAATCGGTATCAAAACGCAGTTGCAATTGAATCAACAAGAGGCTACGCATATATTGAATCAAAAAACGGATGCTGATGATTAAGCCCAACCCCAGCAATACCCGTCCCAGCAAGACCTCAAAACTTGGCAGGGTAACCTGTTGCACCAAACTTTTGGTCAATAATGGCAAGGCCAGCCCAACCAATTGCAACAAACCTGAGGCCACGATAATTTGTACCAATAAACTGGGCTTGGCTAAAAGCGTCGAGCGAATTAAGCGCCATTGGTTGGTGTTGGAGCGTTGACGTTGCTCAAAATTGGGGCCAGGCTGGCAACTAAGCACAATCCCAGTAAAACGTTGATCAAGCTCGCTTAACTCAACAAAACGCCGACCCAAGGCTGGATCAACGATGGTTGCGCCGCGTGGTGACCACTGTTCAAGCACCACAAAATGATTAAAATTCCAATGCAAAATTGCCGGGAGTTGGAGTGAGCCAAAATCGAGGTTTTGTAGGGCAAAGGCTCGCACAATCAGGCCATAATGACGGCCAGCAGCAGCAATTGTTTGGGCACTCAAGCCATCACGCGATGGCCGACAGACCTCACGCGATTCAGCCACCGAGGTTGCTCGCCCCCAATAGGAGAGCACCATGGCCAAACATGCCGCACCACATTCAATTGCACTTAATTGGAGTAAAACTGGAACCCGCCGCCGTTTGAAGCTTGCCAACCAACGTTTCAACATCGCCAAACCTTGCTTGTAGCGCAAGGTTGTCCGGGGCTAGAGGTTTACGATCGGTGCACCAACCACAACTAAGCTGACAGAAAGCACCGCGACCAGCAACCACAAACTACGCAGCAACAGCGGCGAAATCCGCTCTTGGACAACCTGCTCTTGATGATGAGCAACATATGAGGTTAGCGCAGCCGAGCGAAACAGAGTGGTGTTTGGAATTAGGGTGGTTTGGCTGTGGTCATTCATTGGGGTGTCCTCCTGCGAAACTGGCCCCATTTAACCACAGTTGGGTTTTGCCAACTAGCCCAAAACCGATATAAAAACCGATATAGCGTTATCGCTCAAACTACGCTTGCCAATAACTATATTTTAACCGTATACTAGGGCATCTAACAACCTCCCGATTAAACCCACCCTAAAAATCAAAGGAGACCCAGCATGTCGCATGAAGAAACGATCAACGCGTGGAATAATGCTGATCAAAATCCTGAGGCTGAACCCACTAAACCCCAGCCAATGCCTGCGAATCCTGCCGGAATGACTGAATTGAGCGATGAAGAATTACGCCAAATTCAAGGTGGTACCTTGGTCGATTGCAGTATCATCCCAACCATGACTTCGGTCACTAGTGCGGTTCCCTGCGTGGTTCATACCGACGAACAGTAGCCAATTAGCCAAATGTCCTTGCTTTCCTGACTTCCACAGCACACTGGACAGCGTATATGACTAAGCTTGATGCCTCTTTTGGAATGTGGCTTAAACAACGCCGAAAGACCCTCGATCTGACCCAAGACGAGTTGGCTCATTTGGTTGGCTGTGCCACGGTCACGATTCGTAAAATTGAAGCTAATACGCTTAAGCCTTCAACCCAGATTGCGCAGCGCTTAGCCCAATGTTGTAATGTTCCCGAAGCTGAACATACAGCATTTGTTCATTTTGCGCGTTCGGAAACAACCACTGGGCCAGTATGGTCTGATCAAACACCAGGTGCTGCACGGGTCAATTTTGTGGTCGATCAACCACCCCATAACTTGGTTGATTTACCCAATCCATTGATTGGTCGCGATGGAGATGTTGCGACCATCAATGAGCGCTTGGCCAACGAGCATGTGCGTTTATTAACTTTAGTTGGCCCGCCTGGGGTTGGCAAAACTCGTTTAGCGTTGCAAGTAGCCCAACAACAACTTGAGCGCTTCCGTCATGGGGTGTTTGTCGTAGCCCTTGCTCCCGTAACCAATCCCCAAGATGTGTTGAGCGTGATCGCGCAAACCTTGGGAATCAAAGAAACTGGCATTCGTCGCAGCTTCGAAGACCTCAAAAATTTTTTGTACGACCGTGAAGTATTGTTGGTGCTCGATAATTTCGAGCAGGTTTTGCCCGCCGCTAGCTCAATCGATCAGCTGATTCAGGCATGTTATGGTTTGAAGGTGTTGGTTACCAGTCGCGAGGCTTTGCGCTTACGCCGTGAACGCCGTTTTGCAGTTGCGCCGCTGGCGATCGCCACTCCTGTCAGCGATGAGCCAAGCGCCACGCTCTCGCCAGCCGTCGCCTTGTTTGTTGAGCGAGCACAGGCCGTCAATCCCGATTTTGAAATTAACGAAACCAGTCTGCGTGATATTAGTGCCGTTTGTCGCCAGCTTGATGGCCTACCGTTGAGTATTGAGTTGATTGCCGCACGCAGTATGTTGCTTGCACCCAAAGCGATGTTGCGCCATCTTGAGCATCAATTAACCGTCTTAACCAGCCGATCGTCTGATCATCCGCCGCGCCAACGAACCCTGCGTGATGCAATTCGTTGGAGTGTTGATCTGCTTGAGCCGAGCGATCAGCAGATGTTTATGCACGTTGGGGTCTTCCCGCAAAGTTGTACGCTTGAGGCACTTGCCGCTGTTGGCGCAGAGCAAGCTTGGGCGCTCGATTTGCTTGATGGCTTAAATACCCTAGCCGATAAAAGTTTGCTCTACGCCAAGGCTGATCAACAGGGTGAGACGCGCTTTGAGATGTTGAATGTGTTGCGCGAATATGCCCGCGAGATGTTGCAACAAGCTGGTTTATTGATCCAAGCGGCCCAACGCCATGCCCAATATTATTTGCAGTTGGCCCAAATCCTCCAAGCCGATCTCAGCCAACATAACCAACATGTGACCGCTGGCGATCGCTTTGAGCGCGATTTATTCAATTTTCGGGCGGCCTTAGAATTTTTCTTTACGCAACGCCAAACCGAACAAAATATCCAGCTTGCTACCAGTTTGGCCGATTTATGGTATTTGCGCGGTTATGCTGGCGAAGGTCGGCGTTGGCTGGCCCAAGCAATCGATCAAGCCCAAACCACCCAAACCACGCTTGAGCCAACCCTTTGGATCGAAGCACTCAACGCGGCGGGCTATCTCGCCTATCATCAAGGTGATTATGGCGATGCTGCTCAAACCTTCTCACAAAGTCGCCAGCTGATCGAAACTGCCAATGATCAGGTTGGTATGGCGCGAGTCTACAATAATTTGGGCTTAATTGCTCACTGGCAAGGCCAATATGCCCAATCTGAGGCTTTGCTCAACGATAGTTTGCAGATTTGGCGCAACCTTGACATGCCCATGGCGATTAGTAGTTTGGTCTGCAACCTTGGGGCACTTCAGCTTGATCGTGGTGAATTGAGCCAAGCTGCCGAGTTGCTTGAACAAAGCAAAGTGCTCTGTCAGCAACAGCATTATGAAAATCGCATCTCAATGGTTTTGCAACATCAAGGCAAATTGGCGCTCTACCGTGGCGATTATGCGACTGCCCAGCGTTGTTTTAGCGAAAGTCAGGCCATCGCCGAGCAGATGAGCAATAAAACTGTAATTGGTTTTGCCCTGATGTACCAAGGTTATACCACCCTAGCCGCAGGCGAATTGGATCAAGCAGCCTGTTATTTGAGCAAAGCCGCCCAGATGAGCCAAGATCTTGGTAGCAAGCACATGGTGTGTATGGTGTTGGCGGTGCAAGCACAGTTGGCCGTCGAACAAGCGCAATATCTGGTGGCTCGTCAATTATTTACCCAAGCCTTGGAGTTAGGCCGTAGCATGCAATTTGGCACAGGTATTGCCAATGCTTTGCGTGGTTTGGCGCTGGTCGATGCGATTCAAGGCCACTATAGCCCAGCGTTGGAGCAAATTAACCAAGCAATTCAAGGCTATCGCACCATCGGCAACCCCGAAGGTTTGCTCCAAGCGCTTGAAACCTTAGCTTTTTGTTTGGCAACCATGGGCTATGGCAACACAATCGAGCCGGTTGTCGCTGCGCTCGAACAGTTGCGCCACGAATATGGCTTGCGGCGCTGGAACAATCAACAAGCGCGGTGGCAACAGATTCAACAAGCTCTAGCGAAGCCAGATCAAACAACCCTTCCAGCCGAGCCAGTTGTTGCCCAATTGCTCGACCAGATGCCCAGCCTTAAACTGCGTGAGTTACGCACATGAATTGGTTGGCAAGCCTGAATCTACGCGAGCGTCAGCAGCTTGGCTTGAGCGAACTTGGCGCTCGAGCCACCTCGCGCTATCAACGTTGGCGCAAGCAAGCTCCCTTCGAGCAAACGCTCTGGTGGCAGGCGCGGCTGGCGCTGGATGGATTCGATGATCAGCAATTCCAAGCACTACTAGATCCCGCCGTTGTCGTTGCTACCCCGCCATGGGCCGCAACCCTCGCAGCATGGCGCGAATGGCAAGCCCGCCCACATCCACGCTGGCTCAACCAACCAAACTTGGGCTATCCGCTGTGGCCAATCGTCGATTATTGCCTAGCCCAAATTGAACAAGCCTTGCAGCAAACGCAGGTTAAGCATGCTTGGCCTAGTTTGCAGGCGGCAATTGGCAAGGCATTGGTGCAACGCTTAGCCCAATTAACCGCCCAAACTATGGTGCTTGAGCTGAATGTAGCTCGTTTGCGTGGCCAACTCCAAGGCGCAACCAGCCAAGCACGCTTTGAATATTTCATCAAACGCTATAGCCAAATCGGCGATTTGCTCGATCTACTGGCTGATTATCCGCTGTTGCTGCGTAGTTTGGTGCACGAATGCCAAACAACGATTAACTTTATCAGCCAAATTGCCCAGCATCTTGCCCACGATTGGCTGCAAATCCAACAGCATTTTGGGCTTGAGCTAGCCGAATGGATAGGTTTGGAAAGCTTAGGCGACCGCCATGCTGGCAAGAGTGTATGTCGCTTGGATTTTGCCAGCGGCCAACATTTGGCCTACAAACCGCGTTCGCTGAGCACCGAAGTTGCCTTTAATCAGGTTTTAGCTTGGCACAACCAACAACCCCAAACCATCCAATTACGTGGTTTGAAGGTGCTCGATTGTGGCAATTATGGTTGGACGGAATGGCTGCAAGCCTTGCCATGCGCCGATTCGGCGGCGGTACGGCGTTTTTATCAACGCCATGGAGCATTATTGGCCTTGCTTTTGGTGTTGCAAGCTTGCGATGTGCATTATGAAAATGTGATTGCCGTCGGCGAATATCCTGTTCTGATTGATCTCGAAGGCTTGTGCCATCCCCTGCTATTGAGCAGCACCAACGAATTGATCGAGGCTGAACAAGTTGGCTTGTTGCCACGCTTGCACTTTGCCACCGAGCAACATCCTGGGGTCGATATGAGCGGCATCGCGGGCAATGCCGATCAAACCCTGCCCTTGCCTCAGCCAGTGTGGGATGAGACCAATACGGATCAAATGGCGTTGCGCTATGCCCCAACCGCCGTGCCAGCCGCCCACAATTTGCCTACCTGTAGCAAACTCCAGATCGATCCGCTAGACTATGCCGCTGAGGTTGAGCAAGGTTTTCGCACCACCTATTTAACCTTATTGAGCGCCAAAGCCGAGTTGTTGAGCAATATTCTCGCCGTTTGCGCCGATACCACAATTCGGGTGATTGCCCGCCCATCGAATAGTTATGCGATTTTGCTGCGCCACGCTAGCCACCCCAATCGGCTACGCGATGCGCTTGATCGTGATTGTTTGTTCGACCATTTGTGGCTGAGCATTCCTGAGCGACCTCATTTGAAGCCCTTTTTGCAAACCGAGCAAGCCGCCCTGTGGCAAGCCGATATCCCATGGTTTGGTACAACCCCACGTTCGCAAACCATTTGGGATGCAAACGGCGAAACTTTGCCAATTGAATTAGCCCAAAGCAGTTGGCAACGAGTCGAACTGGCGGTCGAGCGCCTGAGCCTTGAAGATTGCGCAAGCCAAATCGCCCAAATTCGCCATGCTTTTGGGACTAACGCTTCACCCAAATCGCCCCAGCAGCCATGATATACTGAGCCTAGTAGCCCTGCTACCAACTCCCTGAAACTTCAAACAACCCACCTTGGCTGGCATGTGCCAGCCAGCGTTTTGGTGCACATACAAAGGAATGAATCACGATGCTGTTGAATATTGCGACCTTAGTGCTGCTATCACTTTGGTTGGGGGCGATGATTGGCGGATTAGCGCTCATGCGCCAAGCAGGCCGCTGGCGCTGGATTGGCCTAGTAATTGCCGTGCAAGGCTTGATCCTGCTGGTATTTCAAGGCTTGCTCAGCACCTATCCAATTGGGATTGGCGACCCATTAATTCGGGTGAAATTTTGGGATTTGCTGAGCCAAGCGGCGGTCGTGCTCGGTGCGTTGGCTGTTGTCGCAGTTGTTTTATGGTGGCTGGCCAAACACATTCGCTATAGCATCGATCAGCAATTGCGCCGCCGTGGCTTAGCCTTATTTTTGCTCTTGGGCATGCCCCTAATTGCCACACCAGCCTTTTATACCATGTGGCAAACGAGCATTCCCGAGCGCGAACGTGAACGCAACCCCGATCTTCGCGCAATCAATTTGCCCGAAGGCTTTGAATGGAGCATCTACGCTCGTGGCACGATGGATAATCCGACGGCAATCGCCTTTGGGGCTGAAAACGAGCTGTACATCGCCGATATTGCTGGCGATCTGTGGATTGGCCGCGACCAAAATAACGATCAGCAGATCGATAGTTTGAGCAAGTGGGCTGGCGATTTTGATTTGTTAGTGGGCTTGGTCTGGCGTGATGGCGAATTGTATTGCGCTAGTTCCGGCAAAATCGAGGCCTTGCGCGATAGCGATGGCGATGGTGTGGCCGACAGTCGTCGCATCGTGGTCGATAATTTGCCTTCGATGATTTTACAGCCACACTCCAACAATGGCTTGGCATTTGGCCCTGATGGCCGTTT
Encoded proteins:
- a CDS encoding HAMP domain-containing sensor histidine kinase, which encodes MSRASSFERATLDPFYHELRTSLTLIQTCTDLLMHADQIGQADLRNFLQIIRRGGTRIDRLVRDYILLAKGEYGVLSEEKVAQPTSVLPPLNLALLEVRAESNDRGVEIVSDLPETMPLVLANPDHLRLIIERLLSVALRFVRNSGDAVVVQTRTMPDSVAVVFTVEGVPLTDEDLPRIFDRFFVPQNLPLSREQHGLGLDLPVVKSLVELYAGKVAIERLAKGNVFAFTIPRAEPETSRS
- a CDS encoding peptidase domain-containing ABC transporter is translated as MLKRWLASFKRRRVPVLLQLSAIECGAACLAMVLSYWGRATSVAESREVCRPSRDGLSAQTIAAAGRHYGLIVRAFALQNLDFGSLQLPAILHWNFNHFVVLEQWSPRGATIVDPALGRRFVELSELDQRFTGIVLSCQPGPNFEQRQRSNTNQWRLIRSTLLAKPSLLVQIIVASGLLQLVGLALPLLTKSLVQQVTLPSFEVLLGRVLLGLGLIISIRFLIQYMRSLLLIQLQLRFDTDLSEHFLSHLLRLPLAFFEQRSSGDLLLRLTSNSTIRELITNQVLSVVLDGGLMLVYGGLLFWQSRSFGLTVAIIALLQVTIIWLTQGRLRPLVETDLLEQSEAQSYLVELLSGITTIKAMGVEHYSFGYWQNLARRQRNTSLRRQRLSAVVDSILGTLQTATPLILLWVGLREVHQGQMDLSTMLALNAIGTLALAPLVTLISQGQRLQLLTSYLERLNDVLMAQPEPDGSFAPEQNLQGAIRLENVSFGYNPHTVPILRDISLQIEPGQKVALVGRTGSGKSTLAKLLLGLYQPSSGQIWIDERPIEDYDRQALRQQFGVVLQDAFLFSGSIRQNINLQRAALPAAQLIAASQRAGLHNDIVSMPMGYETRVGEAAGGISGGQRQRIALARALLRQPAILILDEATSQLDTLTEQIVEQQLNQLNCTRIVIAHRLSTVKNADLIIVLDRGQIAEQGTHSELVGANGVYAHMVANQQPT
- a CDS encoding ThiF family adenylyltransferase — encoded protein: MPSSGIQAARYSRQTRFAGLGQAGQERLAQARVAIVGLGATGSTIAHALLRAGVGYLRLIDRDWVEEHNLPRQSLYTEADAAQLLPKVVAAKAHAQHINSACEIEALVLDLHAGTIDQALAGVDLIMDGSDSLETRLLINQWCVREDRPWIYSGVLGGHGMTANFRPEQACWRCVFTTSPEPGSMPTCETAGVVGPVVGVIGNLAATEALKLLTGQGQANPDLYMLDLWAWQFEHLPLPAPRPDCPVCGLRQFDLLDQDSAPTLSLCGRNAIQIRPQQPIKMALTQLAAHLQQADVRVIQTDYLLRFAAETLQATVFPDGRVIISGTDDPALARGFYNRWINH
- a CDS encoding alpha/beta hydrolase, whose amino-acid sequence is MANDVECLTDLPYGNAAGYWLFLDLYRPEPLPSQALPVVIYIHGGMWRRGDKALSSDPFLAQTGRYIVASINYRRSDQAIFPAQLHDAKAAVRWLRANAQRLGIDPQRIGVWGHDAGGHLASLLGVTGAESSLEGNNGSPEQPSQVQAVVAVAAPSDLSQLGAWHDEPDSPESLLVGGALPTRPELVQQANPLNYLNQPAPPFLLIHGEQDQTVPVGQSLILQQALQAANAEVELVLLPEAEHNFGANSPHLQQINQQILAFFDRVLQA
- a CDS encoding mersacidin/lichenicidin family type 2 lantibiotic, with product MSHEETINAWNNADQNPEAEPTKPQPMPANPAGMTELSDEELRQIQGGTLVDCSIIPTMTSVTSAVPCVVHTDEQ
- a CDS encoding tetratricopeptide repeat protein gives rise to the protein MTKLDASFGMWLKQRRKTLDLTQDELAHLVGCATVTIRKIEANTLKPSTQIAQRLAQCCNVPEAEHTAFVHFARSETTTGPVWSDQTPGAARVNFVVDQPPHNLVDLPNPLIGRDGDVATINERLANEHVRLLTLVGPPGVGKTRLALQVAQQQLERFRHGVFVVALAPVTNPQDVLSVIAQTLGIKETGIRRSFEDLKNFLYDREVLLVLDNFEQVLPAASSIDQLIQACYGLKVLVTSREALRLRRERRFAVAPLAIATPVSDEPSATLSPAVALFVERAQAVNPDFEINETSLRDISAVCRQLDGLPLSIELIAARSMLLAPKAMLRHLEHQLTVLTSRSSDHPPRQRTLRDAIRWSVDLLEPSDQQMFMHVGVFPQSCTLEALAAVGAEQAWALDLLDGLNTLADKSLLYAKADQQGETRFEMLNVLREYAREMLQQAGLLIQAAQRHAQYYLQLAQILQADLSQHNQHVTAGDRFERDLFNFRAALEFFFTQRQTEQNIQLATSLADLWYLRGYAGEGRRWLAQAIDQAQTTQTTLEPTLWIEALNAAGYLAYHQGDYGDAAQTFSQSRQLIETANDQVGMARVYNNLGLIAHWQGQYAQSEALLNDSLQIWRNLDMPMAISSLVCNLGALQLDRGELSQAAELLEQSKVLCQQQHYENRISMVLQHQGKLALYRGDYATAQRCFSESQAIAEQMSNKTVIGFALMYQGYTTLAAGELDQAACYLSKAAQMSQDLGSKHMVCMVLAVQAQLAVEQAQYLVARQLFTQALELGRSMQFGTGIANALRGLALVDAIQGHYSPALEQINQAIQGYRTIGNPEGLLQALETLAFCLATMGYGNTIEPVVAALEQLRHEYGLRRWNNQQARWQQIQQALAKPDQTTLPAEPVVAQLLDQMPSLKLRELRT